A stretch of Crossiella cryophila DNA encodes these proteins:
- a CDS encoding DUF11 domain-containing protein, with product MRFSLPAKAVGCAMALAAVFAPAAAAAPTAGPDIKVELSTNPILGVLIPAIEYTVKASNLGPGTATGVVIKAQLPAGTTAIAPSPECSVAGTVVTCGGGNLAAGASDQITFRVPLSLLTIGIGKKVTATLHSSTPADPNPANNSASRTCTVVTPLLVLCG from the coding sequence ATGCGTTTTTCCTTGCCCGCCAAGGCTGTCGGCTGCGCGATGGCGCTCGCCGCGGTGTTCGCCCCCGCAGCTGCGGCCGCCCCCACCGCAGGCCCGGACATCAAGGTCGAGCTGTCGACGAACCCGATCCTGGGCGTCCTCATCCCGGCCATCGAGTACACCGTCAAGGCCAGCAACCTCGGCCCCGGCACCGCCACCGGCGTCGTGATCAAGGCTCAGCTGCCCGCCGGCACCACCGCGATCGCCCCGTCCCCGGAGTGTTCGGTGGCAGGCACCGTGGTCACCTGTGGCGGCGGCAACCTGGCCGCCGGCGCCTCGGACCAGATCACCTTCCGGGTCCCGCTGAGCCTGCTCACCATCGGAATCGGCAAGAAGGTCACGGCCACCCTGCACTCCTCCACGCCCGCCGACCCCAACCCGGCCAACAACTCGGCGTCGAGGACCTGCACCGTGGTGACGCCGCTGCTGGTGCTCTGCGGCTAG
- a CDS encoding ABC transporter permease, giving the protein MSTSLGPLVLAAARDLLRNRVLLFFTFFGPLAYLTAFALLFSSAGPGPLRASAPGLLGWTIACSGSLGVAVSLASWRRSGLLGQIRRSPAGWRPVLLARLLALCGHTAWQVAAHLAAAVALGLRPVRWWPLPLYLLAGTLAFAALGLLVGALTASADRAAAVTMLILIPMGAASGAFITEAPPWVHAMAGLLPMRQQRNGLLAALSDTDPAGLWWPLLALLGVAAVLGTAGLWLCARRERVLSP; this is encoded by the coding sequence GTGAGCACCTCGCTCGGCCCGCTGGTGCTGGCCGCCGCCCGCGATCTGCTGCGCAACCGGGTGCTGCTGTTCTTCACCTTCTTCGGCCCGCTGGCCTACCTGACCGCCTTCGCCCTGCTGTTCAGCTCGGCCGGACCCGGTCCGCTGCGGGCCAGCGCGCCCGGCCTGCTCGGCTGGACCATCGCCTGCTCCGGCTCGCTCGGCGTGGCCGTGTCACTGGCCAGCTGGCGCCGCTCCGGCCTGCTTGGGCAGATCCGGCGCAGTCCGGCGGGCTGGCGGCCGGTGCTGCTGGCCCGGCTGCTCGCGCTGTGCGGGCACACCGCCTGGCAGGTGGCCGCGCACCTGGCCGCGGCGGTCGCCCTGGGCCTGAGACCGGTGCGCTGGTGGCCGCTGCCGCTCTACCTGCTGGCGGGCACGCTGGCCTTCGCCGCGCTGGGCCTGCTGGTGGGTGCGCTGACCGCCTCGGCCGATCGCGCGGCCGCGGTCACCATGCTGATCCTGATCCCGATGGGCGCGGCCAGCGGCGCCTTCATCACCGAGGCCCCGCCCTGGGTGCACGCCATGGCCGGGTTGCTGCCCATGCGCCAGCAGCGCAACGGCCTGCTCGCCGCGTTGTCCGACACCGACCCGGCCGGCCTGTGGTGGCCGCTGCTCGCCCTGCTCGGTGTCGCCGCCGTGCTCGGCACCGCCGGACTGTGGCTGTGCGCGCGCCGGGAGCGGGTGCTCAGCCCTTGA
- a CDS encoding GH92 family glycosyl hydrolase, protein MTARSRRLRTACAALLGVAVMVAGAGLPAGAAPAKRAAEDLAQWVNPFVGTKPGGPDHGTGGGAGNNFPGAVAPFGMMQWSPDTVTHQHGGYYYDDNRIKGFSLTHLSGAGCSTYQDIPIMPFVGEVTTSPATDPGRYVSTFSHSNEKASPGAYSVGLDSGAKVELTATQRTGLGKVTFPEGRPSTILVNSSGSIAGADDAETIIGKDSVSGWASSGRFCGQQQNKYRVYYHVQFDRPFASVGTWKNGSVNTGQTRERGGSQPKVDLAAVNAPKATADKGKRSAPQAMGTQDTVVSGPGSGGFVSFDPFDGDTVQLRVGLSFVSLDGAKNNLLAENIGKSFENVIAETRAAWNERLNTIRVSGGTDAQRTTFYTALFHSLVQPNVFSDADGRYIGFDGRLHSAEPGHAVYTNLSGWDVYRSEIQLLSVIAPAEASDISRSMIAFAEQGGSWDRWTVANSYTGVMVGDPYHIMVASSYAFGAKDFDARKALLLMLRGATQKTQGYEERPGLEDYQKLGYIPLGAPNTWGPPATTLEYASADFAIADLARRLGDGATWSTFSKRSQHWQNLFNPGTGYIQARNRDGSFLEPFNPGESNNWVEGNAAQYTWMVPHNAQGLITAMGGNEATVKRLDHFFTKLNAGPNEPYAFLGNEPIMHAPWLYNFAGAPHRTQEVTRRAVNDLFGPGANGLMGNDDLGQMSSWYVWAAMGMYPVIPGRAELVLNSPLFPEITVQRPGGSTWTIKAPGAAAKNQYVSGVRVNGRAINNTWLPESFAERGGTVEFALQDTPNLSWGSKPENAPPSFREGETGARGSVEPGRLVLPAGGSGAAVIGAQDFSGKGTKVRWATQAPAGLTVTPASGELTVPPGGKAGATVTVSVAAGTPEGAQRIPVTFTGAGGMNLSPGALQVLIAEPNSLRAAYNNAGTSPDDDPASANYDGGGWSYSRNALAGAGVRPGGTVTVDGLAHQWPDIPKAEADNATMAGQTVKITAPAGATKLAVLGSATNGKSTGTLSLNYADGTTERADISFNDWAVNASAIEFGNRIAATMSYRNKNDGPQQLTVHLFATAPIPLAAGKQLVSVTLPNSAQGGLLHVFTVTAG, encoded by the coding sequence ATGACCGCACGAAGTCGGCGCCTGCGCACAGCCTGCGCGGCCCTGCTCGGCGTGGCCGTGATGGTGGCGGGGGCTGGCCTACCGGCCGGTGCCGCGCCCGCGAAACGCGCGGCAGAGGACCTCGCGCAGTGGGTGAACCCGTTCGTCGGCACCAAGCCGGGCGGGCCGGACCACGGCACCGGAGGCGGGGCAGGCAACAACTTCCCCGGCGCGGTCGCGCCCTTCGGCATGATGCAGTGGAGCCCGGACACCGTGACCCACCAGCACGGCGGCTACTACTACGACGACAACCGGATCAAGGGCTTCAGCCTGACCCACCTCTCCGGCGCCGGCTGCTCCACCTACCAGGACATCCCGATCATGCCCTTCGTCGGCGAGGTCACCACCTCCCCGGCCACCGACCCCGGCCGCTACGTCTCGACCTTCTCCCACAGCAACGAGAAGGCCAGTCCCGGCGCGTACTCGGTCGGCCTGGACTCCGGCGCCAAGGTCGAACTGACCGCCACCCAGCGCACCGGCCTCGGCAAGGTCACCTTCCCCGAGGGCCGCCCGTCCACCATCCTGGTCAACTCCTCGGGTTCGATCGCCGGGGCCGACGACGCCGAGACGATCATCGGCAAGGACTCGGTGAGCGGCTGGGCCAGCAGCGGCCGGTTCTGCGGTCAGCAGCAGAACAAGTACCGGGTCTACTACCACGTCCAGTTCGACCGCCCGTTCGCCTCGGTCGGGACCTGGAAGAACGGCTCGGTCAACACCGGCCAGACCCGCGAACGCGGCGGCTCGCAGCCCAAGGTCGACCTGGCCGCGGTGAACGCGCCCAAGGCCACCGCGGACAAGGGCAAGCGCTCCGCGCCGCAGGCCATGGGCACCCAGGACACCGTGGTCTCCGGACCGGGCAGCGGCGGCTTCGTCAGCTTCGACCCCTTCGACGGCGACACCGTGCAGCTGCGGGTCGGCCTGTCCTTCGTCTCGCTGGACGGGGCGAAGAACAACCTGCTCGCGGAGAACATCGGCAAGTCCTTCGAGAACGTCATCGCCGAGACCAGGGCCGCCTGGAACGAGCGGCTCAACACCATCCGGGTCAGCGGCGGCACCGACGCCCAGCGCACCACCTTCTACACCGCGCTGTTCCACTCCCTGGTGCAGCCCAACGTCTTCTCCGACGCCGACGGCAGATACATCGGCTTCGACGGGCGATTGCACTCGGCCGAACCAGGGCATGCCGTCTACACCAACCTCTCCGGCTGGGACGTCTACCGCTCGGAGATCCAGCTGCTGTCGGTGATCGCGCCGGCGGAGGCATCCGACATCTCCCGGTCCATGATCGCCTTCGCCGAACAGGGCGGCTCCTGGGACCGGTGGACGGTGGCCAACAGCTACACCGGGGTGATGGTCGGCGACCCGTACCACATCATGGTCGCCAGCTCGTATGCCTTTGGCGCCAAGGACTTCGACGCGCGCAAGGCACTGCTGCTGATGCTGCGCGGCGCCACCCAGAAGACCCAGGGCTATGAGGAGCGCCCCGGTCTGGAGGACTACCAGAAGCTCGGCTACATCCCGCTGGGCGCGCCCAACACCTGGGGCCCGCCCGCGACCACGCTGGAGTACGCCAGCGCCGACTTCGCCATCGCCGACCTGGCCAGGCGACTCGGTGACGGGGCCACCTGGAGCACCTTCAGCAAGCGGTCCCAGCACTGGCAGAACCTGTTCAACCCCGGCACCGGCTACATCCAGGCCCGCAACCGGGACGGCTCCTTCCTGGAACCCTTCAACCCCGGCGAGTCCAACAACTGGGTGGAGGGCAACGCGGCCCAGTACACCTGGATGGTGCCGCACAACGCGCAGGGCCTGATCACCGCGATGGGCGGCAACGAGGCCACGGTGAAACGGCTGGACCACTTCTTCACCAAGCTCAACGCCGGACCCAATGAGCCCTACGCCTTCCTGGGCAACGAGCCGATCATGCACGCGCCCTGGCTGTACAACTTCGCCGGCGCCCCGCACCGCACCCAGGAGGTCACCCGGCGCGCGGTGAACGACCTGTTCGGTCCAGGCGCCAACGGGTTGATGGGCAACGACGACCTCGGCCAGATGTCCTCCTGGTACGTCTGGGCGGCCATGGGCATGTACCCGGTCATCCCCGGCCGGGCCGAACTGGTGCTCAACAGCCCGCTGTTCCCGGAGATCACCGTGCAGCGGCCGGGCGGGTCCACCTGGACCATCAAGGCGCCCGGTGCGGCGGCGAAGAACCAGTACGTCAGCGGGGTCAGGGTGAACGGCCGGGCGATCAACAACACCTGGCTGCCCGAGTCCTTCGCCGAACGCGGCGGCACGGTGGAATTCGCCCTGCAGGACACGCCGAACCTGAGCTGGGGCAGCAAACCGGAGAACGCGCCACCGTCCTTCCGGGAGGGTGAGACCGGCGCCCGCGGCTCGGTCGAACCCGGCAGGCTGGTGCTGCCCGCCGGTGGTTCCGGCGCGGCGGTGATCGGCGCGCAGGACTTCTCCGGCAAGGGAACCAAGGTCCGCTGGGCCACCCAGGCCCCGGCCGGACTGACCGTCACCCCCGCCAGCGGCGAGCTGACCGTGCCACCCGGCGGCAAGGCGGGCGCGACCGTCACCGTGTCCGTCGCGGCGGGCACACCCGAAGGGGCGCAACGCATCCCGGTCACCTTCACCGGAGCAGGCGGGATGAACCTGTCACCCGGCGCGTTGCAGGTCCTCATCGCCGAACCGAACAGCCTGCGCGCGGCCTACAACAACGCGGGCACCTCACCTGACGACGATCCCGCCTCGGCCAACTACGACGGCGGCGGCTGGAGCTACTCCCGCAACGCCCTCGCCGGTGCGGGCGTCCGTCCAGGTGGAACGGTCACAGTGGACGGTCTGGCGCACCAGTGGCCGGACATCCCCAAGGCAGAGGCGGACAACGCCACCATGGCCGGTCAGACGGTGAAGATCACCGCACCGGCCGGGGCGACCAAGCTGGCGGTATTGGGTAGTGCCACCAACGGAAAGTCCACCGGCACGCTCTCGCTCAACTACGCCGACGGGACCACGGAGCGGGCGGACATCTCCTTCAACGACTGGGCGGTGAACGCCTCCGCGATCGAGTTCGGCAACCGCATCGCGGCCACCATGTCCTACCGCAACAAGAACGACGGCCCGCAACAGCTGACCGTGCACCTGTTCGCCACCGCGCCGATCCCACTGGCGGCCGGGAAACAACTGGTGAGCGTCACCCTGCCGAACTCCGCGCAGGGCGGTCTGCTGCACGTTTTCACTGTCACCGCCGGGTAA
- a CDS encoding carbohydrate ABC transporter permease, protein MRAAAFVRFAVLGLWLVVTVFPLYWIVVTSLKPQGDIFRLPLEYLPGSPTLANYERLFGFASFGTYIGNSLLVSLAAAAVVLLIGLLAGYVLARFSFRGRGQVMLAFLVTQMIPLFIALGPLYLLLNSLDLLNRLPGLVLVYVAMLIPFCTIMLRGFFERIPVAIEEAAMIDGCGRLQALFRVVVPVMLPGIAATFVFAFIQCWNELFLAIMFIDDEEAKTIPVAMNSFITQYDIDWGSMSAATVVSLVPSMILFAFAQRYIVEGLSGGAVKG, encoded by the coding sequence ATGCGCGCAGCCGCCTTCGTCCGCTTCGCCGTGCTCGGCCTGTGGCTGGTCGTGACCGTGTTCCCGCTGTACTGGATCGTGGTCACCTCGCTGAAACCGCAGGGCGACATCTTCCGGCTGCCGCTGGAGTACCTGCCGGGCTCGCCGACCCTGGCCAACTACGAGCGGCTGTTCGGCTTCGCCAGCTTCGGCACCTACATCGGCAACAGCCTGCTGGTGTCGCTGGCCGCCGCGGCGGTGGTGCTGCTGATCGGGCTGCTCGCCGGGTACGTGCTGGCCCGGTTCTCCTTCCGCGGCCGCGGCCAGGTGATGCTGGCTTTCCTGGTGACCCAGATGATCCCGCTGTTCATCGCGCTCGGCCCGCTCTACCTGCTGCTGAACTCCCTGGACCTGCTCAACCGGTTGCCCGGCCTGGTCCTGGTGTACGTGGCGATGCTGATCCCGTTCTGCACCATCATGTTGCGCGGGTTCTTCGAGCGGATCCCGGTGGCCATCGAGGAAGCGGCCATGATCGACGGCTGCGGACGGTTGCAGGCGTTGTTCCGGGTGGTGGTGCCGGTGATGCTGCCGGGCATCGCGGCCACCTTCGTCTTCGCCTTCATCCAGTGCTGGAACGAGTTGTTCCTGGCGATCATGTTCATCGACGACGAGGAGGCCAAGACCATCCCGGTGGCGATGAACTCCTTCATCACCCAGTACGACATCGACTGGGGTTCGATGTCGGCGGCCACCGTGGTCTCGCTGGTGCCCTCGATGATCCTGTTCGCCTTCGCCCAGCGCTACATCGTGGAGGGGCTCTCCGGCGGCGCGGTCAAGGGCTGA
- a CDS encoding AfsR/SARP family transcriptional regulator: MRFGVLGSVEAWRDGTALPPGPPRRRALLGILLVEAGRVVPVDRLVRALWDNAPPASARNAVHGLIAALRKLLAGEPGVELVTRPTGYQLVVDPQAVDLHRFRALVAEAGRAGQTDEQAAALLHDALTLWRGAPLADLRFDWVRQDLAPLLERELLDALEQRLELDLRLGAHHELVGELTSLTKDHPTRPRFWYQLMLALYRAGRQAEALETYRAAHVLFRAGLDAELRALHHSILSGTPAQPEQVIDTPRPAGVCQLPPGANGFVGRAELLSRLDTLLVPGPRPVVAALAGPPGVGKTTVAVQWAHGARGRFPDGQLYVNLRGYATSPPMPPTEALARLLRALGVRPDHVPAALAEQIALYRKALSGKRVLVVLDNTAGAGEVRPLLPDTPGSAALITSRDSLRALEAPTLTVDVLPAADAVALLGDVLGADLVHKEPGAALELAALCARLPLALRIAGANFAGRPHRDLTRYVTDLRAGNRLDALSVDGDSEAAVHAAFDLSYAMLDPLAQRLFRLLGLLPGPDFGLPLAAAVADLTEAETSTLLERLIAANLVQEPGSGRFQCHDLLREYACARAEDTESPAQLHAALRRAYEFLTRTAASAEPSIVDGERPSLVAAASTAAERGLPDYAWRIADALHGYFGARGGGAEAVATAEAGLAAAMAVHDRPAQARMHALLGQFQTRLGSLREAAVHQQRAVELYRSLGDPLGQAVALDGLGMAYGRLGQPQTAAEHHAKSLALYREAENRTGESSALNNLGAVHQQLGRFAEAIEFHRQAVALGNADGRLYLGVGLFSVGRTAVARTELELALAGYQESGNRVGEAAVLSCVAAVHRDRDELAECEQVAAAAVALARELGDRRIEANGLNILAAMHRRRGTLAVATGYFQLAIRIAEEMGFRAGRVHAVTNLAGIAREEGRHTEALAQAEDALTEVRAGGLVFMEPPVLTELAHIKLGLGEPTAAAGLATAAVELARQTGQLLFLGTALAVRGLVLTEQGGTVAAAECWQEAIGVLRECEASAEVRWVTELLAG, from the coding sequence GTGCGGTTCGGCGTGCTCGGCTCGGTGGAGGCATGGCGGGACGGGACGGCGTTGCCGCCCGGTCCGCCCCGGCGTCGTGCCCTGCTCGGCATACTGCTGGTCGAGGCAGGCCGGGTGGTGCCGGTGGATCGGCTGGTCCGGGCGCTGTGGGACAACGCGCCACCGGCCTCGGCCCGCAACGCGGTGCACGGGCTGATCGCCGCACTGCGCAAGCTGCTGGCCGGGGAACCAGGGGTCGAACTGGTCACCAGGCCGACCGGCTACCAGCTCGTGGTCGACCCGCAGGCGGTGGACCTGCACCGCTTCCGCGCCCTGGTGGCCGAGGCCGGGCGGGCCGGGCAGACCGACGAGCAGGCCGCCGCGCTGCTGCACGACGCGCTGACCCTCTGGCGCGGCGCGCCACTGGCCGACCTGCGCTTCGACTGGGTGCGCCAGGACCTGGCGCCGCTGCTGGAGCGCGAGCTGCTGGACGCGCTGGAACAGCGGCTGGAACTGGACCTGCGGCTGGGCGCGCACCACGAACTCGTCGGCGAGCTGACCTCGCTGACCAAGGACCACCCGACCCGGCCGCGGTTCTGGTACCAGCTGATGCTCGCGCTCTACCGGGCCGGGCGGCAGGCCGAGGCGCTGGAGACCTACCGGGCCGCGCACGTGCTGTTCCGGGCCGGCCTGGACGCCGAGCTGCGCGCGCTGCACCACTCGATCCTCAGCGGCACCCCGGCCCAGCCGGAGCAGGTCATCGACACCCCGCGACCGGCCGGGGTGTGCCAGTTGCCACCGGGCGCCAACGGTTTTGTCGGCCGGGCGGAGCTGCTGTCCCGGCTGGACACCCTGCTCGTCCCGGGCCCGCGCCCGGTGGTGGCGGCGCTGGCCGGGCCGCCGGGGGTGGGCAAGACCACGGTGGCGGTGCAGTGGGCGCACGGCGCGCGCGGCCGGTTCCCGGACGGGCAGCTGTATGTGAACCTGCGTGGCTACGCGACCAGTCCGCCGATGCCGCCGACCGAGGCGCTGGCCCGGCTGCTGCGTGCGCTGGGTGTGCGGCCGGACCACGTGCCGGCGGCACTGGCCGAGCAGATCGCGTTGTACCGCAAGGCGTTGTCCGGCAAGCGGGTGCTGGTGGTGCTGGACAACACCGCGGGCGCGGGCGAGGTGCGGCCACTGCTGCCGGACACCCCTGGCAGCGCGGCGCTGATCACCAGCAGGGACAGCCTGCGCGCGCTGGAGGCGCCCACGCTGACCGTGGACGTGCTGCCCGCCGCGGACGCGGTGGCGCTGCTCGGTGACGTGCTCGGCGCGGACCTGGTGCACAAGGAACCCGGCGCCGCGCTGGAACTGGCCGCGCTGTGCGCCCGGCTGCCACTGGCGCTGCGCATCGCCGGGGCCAACTTCGCCGGCAGGCCGCACCGCGACCTCACCCGGTACGTCACCGACCTGCGTGCGGGCAACCGCCTGGACGCGCTGTCGGTGGACGGGGACAGCGAGGCGGCCGTGCACGCCGCCTTCGACCTGTCCTACGCCATGCTGGACCCGTTGGCGCAGCGGCTGTTCCGGCTGCTCGGCCTGCTGCCCGGCCCGGACTTCGGCCTGCCGCTGGCCGCCGCGGTGGCCGATCTGACCGAGGCGGAGACGAGCACCCTGCTGGAGCGGCTGATCGCGGCGAACCTGGTGCAGGAACCGGGTTCCGGCCGGTTCCAGTGCCACGACCTGTTGCGCGAGTACGCCTGCGCCCGCGCCGAGGACACCGAGTCACCGGCGCAACTGCACGCCGCGCTGCGCCGGGCCTATGAGTTCCTCACCCGCACCGCCGCCTCCGCCGAACCCTCCATTGTGGACGGTGAGCGGCCGTCCCTGGTGGCCGCGGCGAGCACCGCGGCCGAGCGCGGACTGCCCGACTACGCCTGGCGGATCGCGGACGCGCTGCACGGCTACTTCGGCGCGCGCGGCGGTGGCGCGGAGGCGGTGGCCACCGCGGAGGCCGGGCTGGCCGCGGCGATGGCGGTGCACGACCGGCCCGCGCAGGCCAGGATGCACGCGCTGCTCGGGCAGTTCCAGACCAGGCTGGGCAGTCTGCGCGAGGCCGCGGTGCACCAGCAGCGGGCGGTGGAGCTGTACCGCTCGCTGGGTGATCCGCTGGGCCAGGCGGTCGCGCTGGACGGGCTGGGCATGGCCTACGGGCGACTCGGCCAGCCGCAGACCGCGGCCGAACACCACGCGAAATCCCTTGCCCTGTACCGGGAAGCCGAGAACCGGACCGGCGAGTCGAGCGCGTTGAACAACCTGGGCGCGGTGCACCAGCAGCTCGGCCGCTTCGCCGAGGCGATCGAGTTCCACCGGCAGGCGGTGGCCCTGGGCAATGCCGACGGCAGGCTGTACCTGGGTGTCGGGCTGTTCTCCGTCGGCCGGACCGCGGTGGCGCGGACCGAGCTGGAGCTGGCACTGGCCGGGTACCAGGAGAGCGGGAACCGGGTGGGCGAGGCCGCGGTGCTCAGCTGTGTGGCCGCGGTGCACCGGGACCGGGACGAACTGGCCGAGTGCGAACAGGTGGCCGCGGCCGCGGTGGCACTGGCCAGGGAACTGGGCGACCGCCGGATCGAGGCCAACGGGCTGAACATCCTGGCCGCCATGCACCGCAGGCGCGGCACCCTCGCGGTGGCCACCGGCTACTTCCAGCTGGCCATCCGGATCGCCGAGGAGATGGGTTTCCGGGCGGGCCGGGTGCACGCGGTGACCAACCTGGCAGGCATCGCCCGCGAGGAGGGCAGGCACACCGAGGCACTGGCCCAGGCCGAGGACGCGCTGACCGAGGTGCGCGCGGGTGGGCTGGTGTTCATGGAGCCCCCGGTGCTGACCGAGCTGGCGCACATCAAGCTCGGCCTCGGCGAGCCGACCGCCGCGGCCGGTCTGGCCACCGCCGCGGTCGAACTGGCCAGGCAGACCGGCCAGCTGCTGTTCCTGGGCACCGCGCTGGCCGTGCGCGGGCTGGTGCTGACCGAGCAGGGTGGGACCGTCGCTGCGGCCGAATGCTGGCAAGAGGCCATTGGGGTACTTCGCGAATGCGAGGCATCCGCCGAGGTCAGGTGGGTCACGGAGCTGTTGGCGGGCTAG
- a CDS encoding LacI family DNA-binding transcriptional regulator yields MSDVARLAGVSIKTVSRVVNDEPGVHPATAERVLAAIDQLGFRRNLSARNLRRGSSTGTLGLILEDVANPFYSQLTRAVEEVARSHGRQVLTGSSDEDPGRERELALEFCARRVDGLLVVPAGMQHGYLVPEMRAGMPVVFLDRPAGDVVADTVLVDNIGGAAEAVRHLAEQGHRRIAFLGDAPDIFTAAERLRGFREGCARAGLQYPEDLVAMGPHDEHSVAGVLRRLLDGRNPATAIVSGNNRITVLLLRAFAQRPDRPALVGFDDFELADLLSPPVTVVAHDVALLGRAAAELLFARLDGDNSPPRRVVLPARLVARGSGEVGRKT; encoded by the coding sequence ATGAGCGATGTGGCGCGGCTCGCGGGCGTGAGCATCAAAACGGTGTCCCGGGTCGTCAACGACGAGCCGGGAGTTCATCCGGCGACCGCCGAGCGCGTGCTCGCCGCGATCGACCAGCTCGGTTTCCGGCGCAACCTGTCCGCGCGCAACCTGCGCCGCGGCTCGTCAACCGGCACCCTCGGGCTGATCCTGGAAGACGTCGCCAACCCCTTCTACTCCCAGCTCACCCGGGCGGTGGAGGAGGTCGCGCGGTCACACGGCCGCCAGGTGCTGACCGGCTCCTCCGATGAGGACCCCGGCCGGGAACGCGAGCTGGCGCTGGAGTTCTGCGCCCGCCGGGTGGACGGCCTGCTGGTGGTGCCCGCCGGGATGCAGCACGGCTACCTGGTGCCGGAGATGCGGGCCGGCATGCCGGTGGTGTTCCTGGACCGGCCTGCCGGCGATGTCGTGGCGGACACGGTGCTGGTGGACAACATCGGCGGCGCGGCCGAGGCCGTGCGGCACCTGGCCGAGCAAGGCCACCGCCGGATCGCCTTCCTCGGCGACGCCCCGGACATCTTCACCGCGGCCGAGCGGCTGCGCGGGTTCCGGGAGGGCTGCGCGCGGGCCGGGTTGCAGTACCCGGAGGACCTGGTCGCGATGGGCCCGCACGACGAGCACAGCGTGGCCGGTGTGCTGCGCCGGTTGCTGGACGGCCGCAACCCGGCCACCGCGATCGTCTCCGGCAACAACCGGATCACCGTGCTGCTGCTGCGTGCCTTCGCCCAGCGCCCGGACCGCCCAGCCCTGGTGGGCTTCGACGACTTCGAGCTGGCCGACCTGCTCTCCCCGCCGGTGACGGTGGTGGCGCACGATGTCGCGCTGCTCGGAAGGGCCGCGGCCGAACTGCTGTTCGCCAGGCTCGACGGGGACAACTCACCTCCACGCCGGGTGGTTCTCCCGGCGCGGTTAGTCGCACGTGGATCAGGAGAGGTTGGGCGCAAAACGTGA
- a CDS encoding ATP-binding cassette domain-containing protein produces MAAEIVIEDLALGRALLGVSLTLALGERFAVHGSSGRVLTELLTGGREPDRGVLRIERGAALVAAEPALFDRLTCREQLAAFAALHRRPPADLLAAVGLTECANIREDRLSTVQRRRLGLACALVPDPGLLVLDADPAELWPVLDPLPQTVLFSTQDPAAAARADRVALLGHGRLLAVDRPATLIEALDAERRLLAPEAPGATLADVLRHLGGREAAP; encoded by the coding sequence GTGGCCGCCGAGATCGTCATCGAGGACCTTGCCCTGGGCCGGGCGCTCCTCGGCGTCTCCCTGACCCTCGCCCTCGGCGAACGCTTCGCCGTCCACGGCAGCTCGGGACGGGTGCTGACCGAGTTGCTCACCGGTGGCCGCGAGCCTGATCGCGGGGTGCTCCGGATCGAGCGTGGCGCGGCCCTGGTGGCCGCCGAGCCCGCCCTGTTCGACCGGCTGACCTGCCGGGAGCAGCTCGCCGCCTTCGCCGCCCTGCACCGCCGCCCACCAGCGGATCTGCTGGCCGCGGTGGGCCTGACCGAGTGCGCGAATATTCGTGAGGACCGGCTGAGCACGGTCCAGCGCCGCCGCCTCGGCCTGGCCTGCGCGCTGGTGCCCGACCCCGGACTGCTGGTCCTGGACGCCGACCCGGCCGAGCTGTGGCCGGTGCTGGACCCGCTGCCGCAGACCGTGCTGTTCAGCACGCAGGACCCGGCCGCGGCCGCCCGCGCGGACCGGGTCGCGCTGCTCGGGCACGGCCGCCTGCTCGCGGTGGACCGGCCGGCCACCCTGATCGAGGCCCTGGACGCCGAACGCCGCCTGCTCGCCCCGGAGGCTCCCGGCGCCACCCTGGCCGACGTGCTGCGGCACCTGGGCGGCCGGGAGGCGGCGCCGTGA